A region of the Oncorhynchus kisutch isolate 150728-3 unplaced genomic scaffold, Okis_V2 scaffold1605, whole genome shotgun sequence genome:
TTAATATGTATTGGCAATACTTCACTTAAATGGTGAGGCAtggaataataaaacatgtttattttgtcaggctgaatgtttgaaatatgaggtgatttcagtcatgcttcttcagtagtggaataaaGACAATTAGCATTTGAATGTTGTCaagaaatactggagtgatgtcaGATTGTGAATAAAATTTATTATAGACCAATTTATTATACTGCTTTCATGTGTGAAAATACAAACATCTGCAACAATTAttatattacatgtattttttaaacaagcagcTTTTTCAACTAGTAGAAAACCGCTGGCTACATTTTGAAGTGCTGCATTTTGTAACACAGCTCCTTTGTTGTTACTCACTTTTTGTTAAATAATACTCTTTCAATTCAGCGCCTGGATTTTCCcctgaggctaatatccatatcatgcTGCAATCAATTGAACAGGGTAAACGATAAGGTagaacatcattaaaatactcctactacaatgttaaaacatcctacattgtgacatcattaaaacactcctactacaatgttaattTGCGACATTATTTCAGTGATATGAAACAACTtcttcatgtatgtattttctgatgtttgatcagagatcttttatcagagtatctcttcccacattgatcacagatataaggcttctctcctgtgtgtgtcctttggTGTGAAGTCAGGTGGCTAGATTTaacaaaactcctcccacattgatcacagctataaggtttctctcctgtgtgtgttctctggtgtactgtcAGATTGCTAGATTGaacaaaactcctcccacattgatcacagctataaggtttctctcctgtgtgtgttctctggtgtaatgtCAGATGGCTGGATGTAGTAAAAgtcctcccacattgaccacagctataaggtttctatcctgtgtgtgttctctggtgtgaagtCAGCTGGCTAGATTGaacaaaactcctcccacattgatcacagctataaggtttctctcctgtgtgtgttctctggtgtactgtcAGATGGCTAGATGTAGAAAAAgtcctcccacattgaccacagctaaaaggtttctctcctgtgtgtgttctctggtgtaatgtCAGACTGCTAGATGTggtaaaactcctcccacattgaccacatctataaggtttctctcctgtgtgtgttctctggtgtattttaAGTTCTGATGAATATTTGCAAcctttcccacagtcagagcagcaatgagatttcttccctgtgggtctctgctggtgtttcttgaggtgttttGAAGTGGAGAGACTATTCTCTGCCCTGTCAGCATCAGGAGGTTGTTGAGAACCCCCAGAGGATCCACAATAGTCacatctctctcctgtgtgaacaaaaaGTCAGACGGGTGGTTTAAGGCCCACAACAGCAAAAATACACTGtaaaaaggtgatgccaacagcgtagccattATGTTGTAAAAACAATGATTTCAAATaattaacattcattacagacatTTGTCTTAAGACAGTCAAGTGAACAACAATAGTCATATTTTGTCTGGTTTTCccattagtagtaacatcgaCGATTTTATGCAAGAAATACGATTTAAAAATTGTTGAAATCCTAAGAAGTGTGCCAGACaacttttggtctccaatataggcACTTTtctgtaggtctatgttgttgttaggtgaagttatgggtcctacagtaagtcTATGGTATAACTAGCGGTTTCCGCATTAGCATGGAGGAGTTTCTGCAACCAAATTGCATTTTAgtgaacagagagcagagagtgatgcacctatttggggatgtctgatagtatttacgcaccaccactaatgatTTGTGACGCTGCACGCACTTACGAAATTGCTTaatccagttactaataagcatgcacccattaagaaaatgactgtacaaACTGTTAATCCCAGTAGAATGATTAGGAATTGAAAAATGGCATGGTTGAGAAGGATGAGGCAataggaatggcaaataagtctggctgtacaaccgattggcaaacgtcctgcaaattgagaaatcatgtgacaaactgaataaaaagacaatgaaacaaagataaatgacaaagaatgatagtaaaaaagcTTTTGAGAACTTAACATACAATGTTGGGGGAGAATGAGCCATCTAATGCAGTGAATTTATCACAAAGCCCACTACTTTTatgatttttttcattggcaaaaTTAGCAAACGTAGGCATGTCATAACAGCAACAAACTCTGACAATACActtccaagtatatctgaccaaattatgaaagacaagcattgtaatttagaatcccgtaaagtcagtgtggaccCCACCGGAGTCTGACAATCTAGCTAGAAACTTACTGAGGATAAtcgcggacgatattgccactcctattttctggatctttaatttaagcctactagagagcgtgtgccctcaggcctggagggaagctaaagtcatttgACATGCGCTATGCTCTGCATAGTTAGCTCCAGGAAAACAATGGCACTTATTCAGCCattctgtgaccaaaaacaagctacatatggacagtaccaaaataaactGAATCTGGAAATGACAAAGCGCCTCTTAACCTAGCTGGAAATGGGACAAACGGACCCCTTCTGTGGAAATAGACTGGGACGATATCTAATCAAATCTAATTCCCAAGAACGGGGTTCATACAAACCACAGAGACTGTGTGGGATAATAACATGGCCGTGTCCAACTCTGCTTGTTCCCTCGACTCAGCTACCAACCAGCAATCTCCAACAGGGCCCTTTATCTGTATCAATAGACACTTCATAGTGAGCTACAGGTAGGAATCAGCAATGAATCCCAATAATGAGCCAACATGGGAGGGGTAACAAATCTTTGTGGACAAATCTCAACGTATTACTGCTACCCTGGGGAGATTGCTATACCCCTTGAACATCGGCTCCAaccctcgtcggatgtggcaggctTGCCACAtcaaactacaaagggaagcacagccgatagctgcccagtgacacaagcctacaagacgagctaaataacttctatgctcacgTCGAggtaagtaacactgaaacatgcatgagagga
Encoded here:
- the LOC116366886 gene encoding zinc finger protein 22-like; the protein is MMMMMKKRWSACWMEKDALVEEEAVTIQKQVEVEAVTVKDEEKELSVKEEEDSFRVKEEDGDVTVKEEEGEVTGTSKNEEEEETGYLGQVSQAHLKASDGSNDEGALINTRERCDYCGSSGGSQQPPDADRAENSLSTSKHLKKHQQRPTGKKSHCCSDCGKGCKYSSELKIHQRTHTGEKPYRCGQCGRSFTTSSSLTLHQRTHTGEKPFSCGQCGRTFSTSSHLTVHQRTHTGEKPYSCDQCGRSFVQSSQLTSHQRTHTG